The Pseudomonadota bacterium genome contains the following window.
CTTTTCCGCAATTGCCCTTAAGGCCTGACATATATGTTCAAAGCCTTCCCCGAAATTTTCCCGTCTGTGACCGGTGACTAAAAGCAGTTTCGAGTTTCGAGTTTCGAGTTCCAGGTTGTAATGCTCCTTAAAATAATCCTGATACACCTTTCTTCTGACTTTTGACTTCTGACTTTTGACTACCTGCAGGAGCGCATCTATGACAGTATTCCCTGTCACCCATATCTTTTCAAAATGATAATCGGTAAGCACGCTTAAAAGATGCCTGTTTTTTTCTTCGGGAAAGGGGCTGTATTTATCATACGTCCGGAGACCTGCCTCAACATGGCCTACGGGTATTTTCAAATAAAAAGCGGTAAGCCCTGCGACAAAGGCAGTTGTTGTATCTCCCTGAGCCAATACAATATCCGGCCTGACCGTTTCAAAAACCTCTTTGAGCCCTTTAAGAGATTTTATTGTTATGTCAAATAAATCCTGATTTGCCCTCATGATATCCAGATCATAGTCAGGGGAAATCCTGAAAATTGAAAGCACCTGATCAAGCATCTGCCGGTGTTGAGCCGTAACACAGACAGTCACGGCAAATTTTGATTTATGCTTTTTAAGCCTGTTTATTACAGGCGCCATTTT
Protein-coding sequences here:
- the wecB gene encoding UDP-N-acetylglucosamine 2-epimerase (non-hydrolyzing), whose translation is MKKILLVFGTRPEAIKMAPVINRLKKHKSKFAVTVCVTAQHRQMLDQVLSIFRISPDYDLDIMRANQDLFDITIKSLKGLKEVFETVRPDIVLAQGDTTTAFVAGLTAFYLKIPVGHVEAGLRTYDKYSPFPEEKNRHLLSVLTDYHFEKIWVTGNTVIDALLQVVKSQKSKVRRKVYQDYFKEHYNLELETRNSKLLLVTGHRRENFGEGFEHICQALRAIAEKRDDVAIVYPVHLNPNVQRPVKRILSGIKNIYLIEPLEYEQFVFLMNNSYLILTDSGGIQEEAPSLGKPVLVMRNTTERPEGIEAGAVKLVGTDQNNIMNGTLDLLEDRVLYERMSKSVNPYGDGRASERITDILLMKLQQ